From a single Rosa rugosa chromosome 7, drRosRugo1.1, whole genome shotgun sequence genomic region:
- the LOC133722549 gene encoding peptidyl-prolyl cis-trans isomerase CYP18-2 — protein sequence MWASAEGGAPEVTLETSMGAFTVELYYKHAPRTCRNFIELSRRGYYNNVKFHRIIKDFIVQGGDPTGTGRGGESIYGSKFEDEIRPELKHTGAGILSMANAGPDSNGSQFFITLAPCAPLDGKHTIFGRVCSGMEIIKRLGSVQTDNSDRPVHDVKILRTSVKD from the exons ATGTGGGCGAGTGCAGAAGGAGGGGCTCCGGAGGTGACCCTAGAGACCTCCATGGGGGCTTTCACCGTTGAG CTTTACTACAAGCACGCACCCAGGACTTGCAGGAACTTCATCGAGCTCTCTCGCAGAGGCTACTACAACAATGTCAAGTTCCACAGAATCATCAAG GATTTCATAGTGCAAGGTGGTGATCCTACTGGGACTGGAAGGGGTGGAGAATCCATTTATGg TTCAAAATTTGAGGATGAGATAAGACCGGAGTTGAAGCATACTGGAGCTGGAATATTGTCCATGGCAAATGCTGGTCCAGATTCAAATGGAAGCCAGTTCTTTATCACGCTCGCACCGTGTGCTCCGCTGGATG GAAAACACACAATATTTGGAAGAGTGTGCAGTGGAATGGAAATCATCAAAAGACTGGGTAGTGTCCAAACTGATAATAGTGATAG GCCAGTCCATGATGTGAAGATACTGCGGACATCTGTCAAGGATTAG